One Tunturibacter gelidoferens genomic region harbors:
- a CDS encoding flavin monoamine oxidase family protein — translation MMGISRRDFLMRVGQVGGYSAAFATMQSLGLMPMKGAQAEPIQAAAGSGKGVKVVVLGGGIGGLVSAYELQKLGYEVTLLEARERPGGRNWTGRAGQEVCFCDGSKQAIKWEEGNYQNLGPARLPSTHWTMLGYCRELGVPMEVEINTSRSTLLQNDRANDGKPVPQRKAINDTRGHVSELLSKCVAHGALDSELSKEDRERMTAFLKVYGPLDDKGAYVGSERAGYKTAPGAGAQVGVPEMPLDMRVLLDEDFWYDLFIEEDWDWQATMMQPVGGMDRIPYAFAKALGPVVQYNSPVTEIRKTSNGVRVMYTQGGATKQVEAAYCITALPFSMLKKIPNDLSPTFKKVVDESTMGGAYKIAWESRRFWEQDYNIYGGLSYLMQGPSPIWYPSSRLMHPTGVVVSGYSDELDTPFYNLTLEEKFKASRASIEKIHPGHGSELKNPVFCGWSRVPWNEGSWISKYGGGKSGYDVIIQADGPIYFAGDTASHIVGWQEGAALSARRAVGMISDKVKSARLAGAASAVLS, via the coding sequence ATGATGGGGATCTCCCGGCGCGATTTTCTGATGCGAGTAGGGCAGGTGGGTGGCTATAGTGCCGCGTTTGCAACGATGCAGTCTCTCGGGCTGATGCCGATGAAGGGTGCGCAGGCGGAGCCGATTCAGGCGGCAGCTGGGTCGGGCAAGGGCGTAAAGGTGGTGGTGCTGGGTGGTGGGATAGGCGGCCTGGTTTCAGCTTATGAGCTGCAGAAGCTGGGATATGAAGTGACTCTGCTGGAGGCACGCGAACGACCGGGTGGGCGCAACTGGACCGGACGCGCCGGGCAGGAGGTTTGCTTCTGCGATGGAAGCAAACAGGCGATCAAGTGGGAAGAGGGAAACTATCAGAACCTTGGACCGGCGCGGCTGCCGAGCACCCACTGGACGATGTTGGGATATTGTCGCGAGCTCGGCGTTCCGATGGAGGTGGAGATCAATACGTCGCGCTCCACACTGCTTCAGAACGACCGGGCGAATGATGGGAAGCCAGTACCGCAGAGGAAGGCGATCAACGATACGCGGGGGCATGTTTCGGAGCTGCTGTCGAAGTGTGTTGCCCATGGCGCGCTGGACTCGGAGTTGAGCAAAGAAGATCGCGAGCGGATGACGGCGTTTCTGAAAGTGTATGGACCGCTGGACGATAAGGGTGCGTATGTTGGGTCGGAGCGGGCTGGATATAAGACGGCGCCGGGCGCCGGGGCACAGGTGGGGGTGCCGGAGATGCCGCTGGATATGCGGGTGCTGCTGGATGAGGACTTCTGGTATGACCTGTTCATCGAAGAAGATTGGGACTGGCAGGCAACGATGATGCAGCCGGTGGGCGGGATGGACCGGATACCGTATGCGTTTGCGAAGGCGCTGGGACCGGTGGTGCAGTACAACTCACCTGTGACGGAGATTCGGAAGACGTCGAACGGTGTTCGCGTGATGTATACGCAGGGCGGCGCGACGAAGCAGGTGGAGGCTGCTTACTGCATTACGGCGTTGCCGTTTTCGATGCTGAAGAAGATCCCTAATGATCTGTCGCCGACGTTCAAGAAGGTAGTGGACGAGAGCACGATGGGCGGGGCGTACAAAATTGCGTGGGAGAGCAGAAGGTTCTGGGAGCAGGACTACAACATCTATGGTGGGCTTTCGTATCTGATGCAGGGGCCAAGCCCGATCTGGTATCCGTCGTCGCGGCTGATGCACCCGACGGGTGTGGTGGTGTCGGGTTATTCGGATGAGCTGGATACACCGTTTTACAACCTGACGCTGGAGGAGAAGTTCAAGGCGTCGCGGGCGTCGATTGAGAAGATTCATCCGGGACACGGGAGTGAGTTGAAGAACCCTGTGTTCTGCGGGTGGAGCCGGGTGCCGTGGAATGAGGGCTCGTGGATTAGCAAGTATGGCGGCGGGAAGAGCGGATATGACGTCATCATCCAGGCGGATGGGCCGATCTACTTTGCCGGCGATACGGCGAGTCACATTGTCGGATGGCAGGAGGGTGCAGCGTTGAGCGCGCGTCGTGCGGTGGGGATGATCTCCGATAAGGTGAAGTCTGCGAGACTTGCCGGGGCTGCTAGCGCGGTTCTTAGCTAA
- a CDS encoding TetR/AcrR family transcriptional regulator produces the protein MRVSRTKAAENRERILDVATRLFRERGIDGIGVADLMKSAGLTHGGFYGHFKSKDDLVAQACGRAVQKMRDNWIKVLDQTTGDPVHALADTYLAAKHRDNAGRGCTIAALGSEIARQSTAVRHIVTEELKPFIDYLSAIVQGSSASLRRERAITLYASLVGAIVIARAVDDAAFSNETLHAVANGIRSKSTPRPPKGGKKRIATRTPRAAKP, from the coding sequence ATGAGAGTAAGCCGTACAAAAGCAGCAGAGAACCGCGAACGAATCCTCGATGTTGCAACCAGGCTCTTTCGAGAGCGCGGCATCGACGGCATCGGTGTCGCCGACCTCATGAAGAGCGCCGGCCTCACCCACGGCGGATTCTATGGCCACTTTAAATCGAAAGATGATCTCGTCGCCCAGGCCTGCGGACGCGCCGTCCAAAAGATGCGCGACAACTGGATCAAGGTACTCGACCAGACCACTGGCGATCCCGTCCACGCGCTCGCCGATACCTACCTCGCCGCCAAACATCGCGACAACGCGGGCCGGGGCTGCACCATAGCCGCTCTCGGCTCAGAGATCGCCCGGCAAAGCACCGCCGTGCGCCACATCGTAACCGAAGAGCTCAAGCCCTTCATCGATTACCTGTCTGCAATCGTTCAGGGCAGCTCCGCCAGCCTCCGCCGCGAGCGAGCCATCACACTCTACGCAAGCCTCGTCGGTGCCATCGTCATCGCTCGCGCCGTCGATGACGCCGCATTCTCGAATGAGACTCTTCACGCCGTAGCTAACGGCATCCGAAGTAAGAGCACGCCACGACCGCCAAAAGGGGGAAAGAAGCGAATCGCCACCCGAACTCCACGTGCGGCAAAACCATAG